A single window of Venturia canescens isolate UGA chromosome 3, ASM1945775v1, whole genome shotgun sequence DNA harbors:
- the LOC122408069 gene encoding sentrin-specific protease 1-like, producing the protein MDASTQMRYPGVKRKKTQSTDTQTDLPKHKAAQVSLWQLVTGDITPRQRADAERTRRFIEISKVRLIKKVGGKEQQAQEAEEGNKEEERRVTSEKGKREEKDYKKKEQREEPTKLEGKKGPRIQLRSLKTLEGQNWLDDEVINEYMALIADRESKKGKRIERVHCMNSFFYTRLQSGGYQAVKRWTKKNNLLSFAKVLVPVHLRNHWCLAVINVMNKTLSYYDSLGGQDEGCLTTLCKYLVEEAKEHERYFNAEEWALITKKKIPRQSNNHDCGVFVCLFAENEAAGRALNFTQGDIKKNRKRIAEAIMNGKLE; encoded by the exons ATGGACGCGTCGACGCAAATGAGGTACCCGGGTGTTAAG aggAAAAAGACACAGAGCACGGATACGCAGACTGATCTCCCGAAGCATAAGGCAGCACAGGTGTCCCTGTGGCAGCTCGTCACTGGAGACATAACGCCACGACAGAGAGCCGATGCGGAAAGGACACGGCGATTCATTGAAATCTCAAAAGTAAGGCTAATAAAGAAAGTAGGGGGAAAGGAACAGCAGGCCCAGGAGGCAGAGGAAGGCAATAAGGAAGAAGAGAGGCGAGTAACGTCAGAGAAGggcaagagagaagaaaaagattatAAGAAGAAAGAACAAAGAGAAGAACCGACGAAACtagaaggaaaaaagggaccacGTATCCAGTTACGAAGTCTAAAAACGCTGGAGGGCCAAAATTGGCTTGACGACGAAGTCATTAATGAGTATATGGCCCTGATCGCCGATCGTGAGAGTAAAAAAGGAAAGCGAATTGAAAGGGTGCATTGTATGAATTCCTTCTTTTACACCCGTCTTCAAAGTGGGGGGTATCAAGCGGTCAAACGATGGACGAAAAAGAACAATCTCTTGTCATTCGCAAAAGTACTCGTACCTGTTCATCTTCGGAATCATTGGTGCCTAGCAGTAATAAACGTAATGAACAAAACGCTAAGCTACTACGATAGTTTGGGTGGACAAGACGAGGGTTGTCTGACTACCCTCTGTAAATACCTTGTAGAGGAGGCAAAAGAGCACGAACGGTACTTCAACGCCGAAGAATGGGCATTAATAACCAAAAAGAAGATTCCCCGTCAAAGCAACAATCATGATTGTGGGGTCTTCGTGTGTTTATTCGCAGAAAATGAGGCGGCTGGACGTGCGTTGAATTTTACACAAggggatataaaaaaaaataggaaaagaaTCGCCGAAGCAATCATGAACGGGAAATTGGAGTAG